The Halovivax ruber XH-70 genome includes the window CCCCGATTCCGTCGAAATCGACGGGCGCGAGCGGCCGCTCACCCGACGGTTCCGGCCCGGCGATCCGACGCTGGCGATTCCAGTCCAGCGGTCCCGATCAGGAAGTTCCAGTCCAGCGACCCTGAGCAGGCAGTTCCAGCCGGCGGCTCCGGCCGATTCGACGAAAGACGCTTTGTCCCAGCCGACACACGACTCGAACTGTGATGGACGACCAGCGAACGGGCCGATGGGCGCGAAATGCGAGGAGCCAGCGATGAACGAGGAGGACGGAACGAACGGCACGGAAGCGACGGGCGAGGAGGGGGCAACCGACGGCGACGGCCGATGCGTGGGCCCGGAACTCTCCGGTCAGGTCGCCGTCGTCACCGGCGGCACACGTGGGATCGGCCGCGCCATCGCCGAGTCGCTGGCGGCCGCGGGGGCGGACGTCGTGCCAGTCTCGCGCACCGACGCAGACGTCGCGGACGCGGTCGCAGCCGTTCGCGAGCGCGGCGCCGACTCGCTGGCCTGCCCGACGGACGTGACGGACGACGCGGCGGTGAAGACGTTGGTGGATCGCGCCGTCGCCGACCTCGGCGGGATCGACATCCTCGTCAACAATGCGGGGATCAACCCCGTCTCGGCGATGGGGCGCCCGGAGACGCTCGATCCCGACGAGTTTCGGCGGGTCGCCGAGGTGAACCTCCAGGGCGCGGTCACCTGCACGAGCGCGGCCGGTGACGCCCTGCTCGAGGGAGGCGGCGCCGTCGTCAACGTCGCGAGCACGGCCGGCGTGGTCGGAATCAAGCGCCAGCACGGCTACGTCGCCTCGAAGCACGGACTCGTCGGGTTCACGAAGAGCGCGGCGCTCGACTGGGCACCCGAGGTGCGTGTAAACGCCGTCGCGCCCGGCTACGTCGACACCGACCTCACGGCGCCCGTTCAGGAGTACGACGAGCTCTACGATCGGTTGACCGATCGGACACCGGCCGGCCGCTTCGGCGAGCCCGCCGAGGTCGCCGATGCCGTCTGCTTCCTGGCGAGCGATATGGCGTCGTTCGTCACCGGCGAGTCGCTCGTCGTCGACGGCGGCTTTACGGTGCAGTAGCCTGCATCGAGGCCGGCGGGGCGAAACACTGACGGATTCGCGTGGCGAGGCCCTCGCCATGGTCAACGCCGCGTTCACGGTCGAGGACGACGTCGGACGGATCGAGTTGCAGCGGCCAACGGCGTTAAACGCCGTCGATCTCGCGACGAAAGACGCGATCATCGAGCACGTCCGCGAGTTCGACGAGCGCGAGGACGTCCGCGTCGTCGTCTTCCAGAGCGAGGGCGACGTCTTCTGCGCGGGCGGAGACATCGAGGAGGTCCGCGAGCTGGGATACGAACTCGAACCGTTCACCGAGAGCTGGAACGAGCTCTTCGAGGCGATGATGGGGCTGTCGGTCCCGACGGTCGCCCGGGTCGACGGCTGGGCGCTCGGCGGTGGATTCGACCTCGTCTTGCACACCGACATCCCGATCGCCGCGGACGACGCGAAACTCGGCCAGCCCGAGACCGGCCTCGGCATCGTGAATCACTTCTCGCCGCCCATCCTCCAGGAGACGGTCGGCCTCACGAAGACCCTCGACATGATCCTCACCGGCGACCCGATCTCGGGGACGGAGGCGGCCGATCGCGGCCTCGTCGCCCGGAGCCTCCCCGCCGAGGAACTCGACGCCGAGGTCGACCGCGTCGTCGACGCGCTCCGAGAGAAGCCACCGGAGATTCTCCGGAAGGCGAAGCGAGGGATCTACGCCACCGCCGAGATGTCGCCGCGTGCGAGTCGGTCCTACCTCGAAGCGATCGCTCTCGAGAGCGCTCGGGAAGAACCGTACTATCGGGAAGGGGTTACGGCGCAGCTCGAAGATCGACCGCCGGAGTGGGTGCCGTAACGGCCGGGACATCAACTAACTACGACGGGCCGAAGACTGCCCATTGAGCGCTCTTCACTCAGCGACGGAACCCGTTCGCTGCCCGTCGAAGGCCGTCCGCGAGACCGACGCGGCCGATCGACTGAGTTCGACGTCGAGGTCGGTCTCCGGGTCGAGAAGGAGGCGAACCACGTCGCCGTCGACGGTGTGGATCGAGACCTCCGTCTCTCGTCGCCGTGAGAGCTGGACGCCGGTGCACTCGGTCCCGTATCGACGAGCCACCGCGACGAGACAGAGACTACAACCGGCCGCGGCGAGGGCGAGGAAGACGAGCGGGGCGGTACCGATGACGACGAGCGAGCCCACCGACACGATAGCGAGGAGCCCGGCGAACACGCGGGCCACCCGCCGTCCACGCGCCGATGGGGCGGGAGACGACAACGAGAAGGACGGCCGTCGCGGCCGACGCGGTCGCTCGACGGCCGGCACTCGCGAGCGGACGGCGTGGGTCACCGTCGACCGACTCGTGCGCACCGTCGAGCGGAGTCGCCCGACGGGTCGCCGTCGAGCGATGGCAATCAGCGTCACACGTCCCCGGCGGATCGCCCAGGTGCTCGCCACCCCGAGCGCGCGCCACGCCGTCAGAGCGAATCGGCGTGCGAGTCGAACCGGTGCGGACCGCCACGCCGTCAACACCGATCGTACGAGAGGCGCGAGCGGCTGGTCCGTCCGCACCGCATACTGCCGATAGGCGGCGTCGACGGCGGTCTCGATCCGGTTCAGAAGCGATCGGACCTGGACCGAGATCCACCACGCCGTCGTCGACCGAAGCGAGTGGCCGTGCCGGGACAGTGCCTGCGTTCGGTCGCCGAACCACCGGGCGACTCCCGCGCCGTGCCGTCGGAGCCACCAGTACGTCCGCGAACTCTGCTCGACGACGGTGACGGAGAGACCGTCCCACAGGCCGCCGATCCGCCGTCCCACGGTGGCGAGCGTGGCCCAGCGGTTCCCCAGCCAGCGATTCGCGCTCGACGCCGCGCGAGTCGGGAACAGCCGGCCGCCGAAGATGGCCACGAGGGCGGCGAGCGCCGCGAGGGAGACGAGTGCAGGCCGTACGATCGACTCACCATCCGTCCACGAACCGCCCGTGAGCGAGAGGGCGACAGCGACGAACGTCGCGGACAGGCCGCCGAATACGACGGTGAGCAGGCGGCGGTCGATCCCCTCGACTGTCAGTCGCGATCGCGTGAAGCTCCGGATCGTGCTGATCGTCGCGTACTCGACGTCGACGAGGTCACCCGCCGAGGAGAGGCAGACGACTCGGCGGTCGGTCAATCCGATCGAGAGGTGGCCCCGGATCGAATCGTCGACCAATCGCCCCTCAGTCACGACACGAAGATCCTCGTCGGGAACGAGGCGCGCTGAAAGCTGCCGACGCGAGGGCTGCATCGGCTCGATACGCACCACCGATCGGCTAAGTAAGTGACTGCCTAGGGGCTAGGTGGAGACCCCGGTTCCCGTTCAGAAATCCAACGGAGAGCGTGGGAGACTGGTGTCTGGAGCTCCCCGTCGTCGAGAGCGAATCGGCCGGTGCGTCCGTCGTTCCGCGACAAGTCTCCCTCCGAGACCGTCCCCGTAACACTGGAGCCCGTGGCACGCGTTCCGACGACACCTCCGGCGCTAGTTCGTCCCGGTCTCCTCGCGTTCTCGTAACTTCGAGCGCTGTATCTTGCCGGTCTCGGTCGTCGGGAGTGTGTCGAGATACTCGATTTCGCGCGGGTACTTGTACGGGGCGATTGCCGCTTTCACGTGCTCCTGCAGAGCCTCGGTCAGCGCCGGCGCGGGCTCGGCGCCGTCTTCCGGAACGACGAACGCCTTGACGAGCTGGCCGCGCGCCTCGTCGGGCGCGCCGATGACCGCCGTCTGGTAGACGGCGTCGTGTTCCAGGAGGACGTCCTCGACTTCGGGACCGGCGACGTTGTTCCCGCCGGTGATGATCAAGTCGTCCGCGCGCGAGACGTACTCGAAGCGACCGTCCTCGCGGTGGATGTAGATGTCACCCGGCGCGCTCCAGCCGTCGTAGATGGCTTCGGCTTGCTTCTCCGGGCGATCCCAGTACGTGACGCCGGTGGGGCCGCGAACGACGAGGAGGCCGGCCTCGCCGCGCGGGAGTTGCTCGCCCGTATCCGGATCGATGACCTTGGCCTCGTAGCCGGGGACCGGGAATCCCGTCGCCGTCGGATCCATCTCGTCGTGATAGCGGTGGCTGATGAAGATGTGTAGCATCTCGGTCGAGCCGATGCCGTCGGAGGCTTCGACGCCGAAGTGGTCGCCGATCTGCTCGTAGGTCCGCGGGGGAAGCGGCTCGCCGGCGCTGACCGCCCGGCGCAACGAGGAGACGTCGGCGGACTCGAGTTGGTCCTCGTGCTCGGCGAACAGCTGGTTGTACGCGGTCGGGACCGAGGCGAGGATGGAGACGTCGTGCTCGTCGACGGCCACGAGGAGGTCGGTCGGTTCCGGATCCTGTACGAGCACCGTCGTGGCACCAAACCTGAGCGGGAAGGCCACCTCGAACCCGTAGCCGAACGTGAAGGCGATCGGGGCGTTGCTCGCGAAGACGTCGTCGGGGTTCGGATCGAGGCAGTAGCGGGCGTAGCCGTCGCAGATGGCCAACATTTGACGGTGCGTGTGGACCGTCCCCTTCGGTTTGCCCGTGGTCCCGCTCGTGTAAGCGATCATGACCACGTCGTCTCGGGTCGTCGTCGGCGCCGAGAGATCGGAGCTCGCCGCGTCGATGAGGTCGTCGTAGCTGTGATGATCGTGTTCGATCCCATTTTCTTCGACCACGACGATCTCGGCGAGCGACTCGAGCCCCCGTTCGTCCCGTGCGATCTCGAGTTCGTCGAGGAGGTCGTCGTACACGATGGCGACGGACGCACCGGAGTCCTCGACGACGTAGCTGATCTCGGTCGCGCGCAAGAGCTTCATCGACGGAACTGTCACCGCGCCGATCTTCTGCGTCGCGAGACAACTGACGACGTACTCCGGCCGGTTCGGGAAACGGACGAACACCCGGTCGCCCGGCTCGACCCCCAGATCGAGGAGGGCATTGGCGAGCCGGTCGACTCGGTCCTGGAGGTCGGCGTACGTGATCGCTTGGCCATCGAAGATAATCGCCGGTTCGTCACCACGGCCGTGCTCGACGTGGCGGTCGACCATCTCGGCCGCCGCGTTCACCTCCTCCGGGTAGTGCAGTTCTGGGAGCGCGTGGAACAGGTCCGGCTGTATCGCGTCGTCTGGAAGCCGCTCGGTCGGGATCGACTCCTGCATATAACGAGTGTGGTTTTCTATCCCATACCATAATTGTACCGCCGGGGATGGACAAACGGAGAGTGACTCGCGGGAATGGCCCATAATCGGCAAAAAGGTTAATGAAAACAGCATAGACGCCCAGATATACCCTGTCACCACCAGAATTGTTCGTCAGCGACGGTTATCCACCCGTTGGCTAGCAACGACCGACGCAACCGAACCGGTTGGCGCACCCTATCGTGGTACGTGACGGCATACCTTTATTTGACGGGCGATAGTTTCCCCGGTCGAACATGTCGAGTGGCACGTTCGGTGAGTACGGCGGCAGACACGTCCCGGAACCGCTCGAGGAACCGCTTTCGCAACTGGCGAATGCCTACGACGACCTGGGAACAAGCGAGGGGTTCCAGCGGGAGTTTCGCGACCACCTCCGCGAGTACGCCGGGCGGTCGACACCCCTCTATCACGCCAGAAACCTGAGCGATCGGTACGACGCGGAGATCTACTTCAAACGTGAGGACCTGCTCCACGGCGGCGCACACAAGATAAACAACTGTCTCGGGCAGGCGCTGCTCGCGAAGAAAGCAGGCAAGGACCGGCTCATCGCCGAGACGGGCGCGGGGCAACACGGCACCGCGACCGCGATGGTCGGAGCGCTGTTCGACCTCGAGACCGAGATTTACCAGGGGAAGAAAGACATCGAGCGCCAGCAGATGAACGTGTTCCGGATGCGCCTGCTGGGCGCGCAGGTAAACGAGGTCACACAGGGCGGCGCGGGGCTAGCGGACGCGGTCGACGCAGCGCTAGGGGATCTGGTCGAGAACGTCGAGGACACCCACTACCTCGTCGGCAGCGTCGTCGGCCCCGACCCGTTCCCGCGCATGGTCCGTGACTTCCAGTCCGTCCTCGGCGAGGAAGCTCGCGAGCAGTTCGTCGAACGGACGGGTGACCTGCCCGACGCCGCGGTCGCCTGCGTCGGGGGCGGATCGAACGCGATGGGCCTCTTCGACGCCTTCCGCGACGACGAGGAAGTCGCCCTCTACGGTGCCGAGGGCGGCGGAAAGGGCGCGGCGTCGACCCAGCACGCCGCGCCGCTCGCGGCCGGGCGGGACGACGTGATCCACGGGATGAAAACGCGCGTCCTCGACGACGACGTCGAGGTTCACTCCGTCTCCGCCGGCCTGGACTACCCCGGCGTCGGCCCCGAACACGCCATGTTCCGTGACTCCGGTCGCGTGACCTACGAGGGCGTCACCGACGACGAGGCCCTGGCCGCCTTCCGCGAACTCAGCGAGACCGAGGGCGTCATCCCCGCGCTGGAATCGAGCCACGCCGTCGCGCGGGCGATCGAACTCGCCGAGGAAAGCGATCACGATACCATCCTCGTCAACCTCTCCGGCCGGGGTGACAAGGACATGGAGACCGCGGCGGAGCAGTTCGACTTCGCCTGACCGACGAGAAGGGTTATTCCACCCACTCCCGAATCGCCTCGGCCAGCGCGTCCATCGCCTCGTCCGCCCGTGAGACGCTGTCGGTCAGGCTCAGGAAGCCGTGAGTCATCGACGGGTAGTGGTCGTGGTCGACTGCGACGCCGTGATCGGCCAGTCGTTCCGCGT containing:
- a CDS encoding SDR family NAD(P)-dependent oxidoreductase, producing the protein MNEEDGTNGTEATGEEGATDGDGRCVGPELSGQVAVVTGGTRGIGRAIAESLAAAGADVVPVSRTDADVADAVAAVRERGADSLACPTDVTDDAAVKTLVDRAVADLGGIDILVNNAGINPVSAMGRPETLDPDEFRRVAEVNLQGAVTCTSAAGDALLEGGGAVVNVASTAGVVGIKRQHGYVASKHGLVGFTKSAALDWAPEVRVNAVAPGYVDTDLTAPVQEYDELYDRLTDRTPAGRFGEPAEVADAVCFLASDMASFVTGESLVVDGGFTVQ
- the trpB gene encoding tryptophan synthase subunit beta, with amino-acid sequence MSSGTFGEYGGRHVPEPLEEPLSQLANAYDDLGTSEGFQREFRDHLREYAGRSTPLYHARNLSDRYDAEIYFKREDLLHGGAHKINNCLGQALLAKKAGKDRLIAETGAGQHGTATAMVGALFDLETEIYQGKKDIERQQMNVFRMRLLGAQVNEVTQGGAGLADAVDAALGDLVENVEDTHYLVGSVVGPDPFPRMVRDFQSVLGEEAREQFVERTGDLPDAAVACVGGGSNAMGLFDAFRDDEEVALYGAEGGGKGAASTQHAAPLAAGRDDVIHGMKTRVLDDDVEVHSVSAGLDYPGVGPEHAMFRDSGRVTYEGVTDDEALAAFRELSETEGVIPALESSHAVARAIELAEESDHDTILVNLSGRGDKDMETAAEQFDFA
- a CDS encoding acyl-CoA synthetase → MQESIPTERLPDDAIQPDLFHALPELHYPEEVNAAAEMVDRHVEHGRGDEPAIIFDGQAITYADLQDRVDRLANALLDLGVEPGDRVFVRFPNRPEYVVSCLATQKIGAVTVPSMKLLRATEISYVVEDSGASVAIVYDDLLDELEIARDERGLESLAEIVVVEENGIEHDHHSYDDLIDAASSDLSAPTTTRDDVVMIAYTSGTTGKPKGTVHTHRQMLAICDGYARYCLDPNPDDVFASNAPIAFTFGYGFEVAFPLRFGATTVLVQDPEPTDLLVAVDEHDVSILASVPTAYNQLFAEHEDQLESADVSSLRRAVSAGEPLPPRTYEQIGDHFGVEASDGIGSTEMLHIFISHRYHDEMDPTATGFPVPGYEAKVIDPDTGEQLPRGEAGLLVVRGPTGVTYWDRPEKQAEAIYDGWSAPGDIYIHREDGRFEYVSRADDLIITGGNNVAGPEVEDVLLEHDAVYQTAVIGAPDEARGQLVKAFVVPEDGAEPAPALTEALQEHVKAAIAPYKYPREIEYLDTLPTTETGKIQRSKLREREETGTN
- a CDS encoding enoyl-CoA hydratase/isomerase family protein, whose amino-acid sequence is MVNAAFTVEDDVGRIELQRPTALNAVDLATKDAIIEHVREFDEREDVRVVVFQSEGDVFCAGGDIEEVRELGYELEPFTESWNELFEAMMGLSVPTVARVDGWALGGGFDLVLHTDIPIAADDAKLGQPETGLGIVNHFSPPILQETVGLTKTLDMILTGDPISGTEAADRGLVARSLPAEELDAEVDRVVDALREKPPEILRKAKRGIYATAEMSPRASRSYLEAIALESAREEPYYREGVTAQLEDRPPEWVP